The genomic stretch AAGAGCCTGAAAGTCGCGCCCAATGTTTTCTCAGACAGTTTAAAATTAATTTCAGCTCAATCATTGTCAGAACACAGCAGAAAATCCTCACACACCTTGAAGGTTACATTTGACACTGAAGCATTTTTGCAGGACCCCGGTCACACGTGCTCGCCAGGTGGTGCATTAAGTCGGCCATCAACGAAGGCAACGCTAGATGCAACCTTTTAGTCCGCAGAGGTACGATCGATAATCACCTCAACCGGAGCCCACGAGGACACGATCCTTAGTTTGACTGCATTGTTGGGCTTTTGCTTTTTTCCCCGTTCAGTGGACCCAAACTACACGACTGCAAAGTGTCGGCCGAGTAAAACATTACCTCAAGTTATCAGTGTGAAAGATATTAAACTGCACAAGTACAATTAACAAAAGTACAACAAACACGCATTTTTTTATGCTGGGAAACTTGATTTCGAAGATTTTCTAAATTCTAGAGAAAGGTTTTGCACACTGGTGTTGTTAGGTTTCCCTATTTCTCCCATGTTCAACCCCAAACCCTAAACCTGTGGTCAGTAAAGTAATGATAGTGTTAGTTGATGTTTAAAGTGTTGGCAGAGGATCAGATAGACGAAAGATGCTGAGGAACCCACCCAACCCTTTCCTGTCTGTGCAATATGGAATAAGCTAGTTGTTGAAACTCTGACTGAATATGATTCATGGTGGTTAGACGGATTTATTTGAACAAGGTTTTACCTCCGTTATAAAATAGGTACATTATCAGAATGGCTTCTGTCAAATGGAAAGGTTATACAACTTCCTGTGTAATTTATTGTGCACTTGGTATCAATAATTAAAAGTATTTACGGAGTTGGAGCGGAAAAGTGCTCAAACCAACATGTTCATGAGCGTTcacacaacaatcacaacactCAACGCACAACCAGCTCTTTAAAAGTAAAGTTTATTTTGCACCAACCGAGAAAAAAACTTTGGTGCAAAAGATAAAATTCCCAGTTACGACATCAGTGACAGTGCTTCTCAGTAAAATAGTAAcgctcaaaaaaaagaaagcaaaaacagGACAAATATAATTCACTACAACAAAAGAACACCAAtagaagcagtttttttttttttaagtaaaaatgtaaatgctcaaacacaaacaacccgTTACCAGATAAACAGACAAAGGCGGCAAACGAcaagtaaataatacaaaataaagcaataaAGCGTCATCTGGTACAGAAATATCAGTACAACCAACTTCCCAGCACCAtccatactctctctctctctctctctctctctcacacacacacacacacacacacacacacacagccaaatcAATCATTAATCCCATTACCACTGCATTAATATCaattacatgtaataaatatCAGGGAAAGCACCTTTAAAgctgaaatgtgtttaattgaTCAACGGTCTGTGcaacatgtaaaaataaaataaggaaaGGTCCAACAAAAATACATCAGAAGACTAATATACCATTAAAACAGTTTTCAAGCATtacatacatcttttttttttgttgttgctctaaATCAAGAATGAGTATGTACAGAACTTGCAGGATGGGCTCATCAGAACACCAATAAATTCATGATCACGCGTCTCATTCTGAAAACGCCTCCAAAGCCAtacaatgttttaaaagcaCATCTGTAAAAATACATATCTGGATGATCCTTACATCCCTGGCGACAACAATTGATTACGGGGGAAATAATATTTCACTGCGTCAAATCAGATTGTATTGGTGAGAGCCGCGTGCGGCGCTGGTCGGGTCGGGCAAcaaaaccaaagtgtaaaaCCCTTCAAAGATTCACGAGCCCAAAGGCCATGGACACGTTACACCACCAAAAAGGATTCGGCTCCAACATAAGTGCGAACACTCTTGTGCACTCGGTagcataaaaaaacatctccgTAGTACGCTCGAGAtaccaaaatatttaaaaaaagaaaggttctTACAGTTCATCTTCACAACGGATTAGCATGCTATAGAAAATGGTCGTAGCGGCACAATAATGAGAGCAATTTACAGCGAGTGGGAGGAGAAAAGCCCACTCTGGTCTCCGGGTCTTCCTCTGCGTTTACAAGTGCTTCTGTTGGGCACCGTGTTCGCTCTGAGACCACTACGGGTGGAACTCGAGAGAATGGAAATGTTATCAGAGCCGTGGATCGAGACGTGCGCCCCCCGCGTTTGCGTTTAACAGAATCTGGAGAGCTGGTCGTGTATTGGAGGAGCAACTGCTTTGCAAAGTCAGCGCCCGCAGGACTGACGGTTCAAACTGCATCCCATAACAGACCATTTCCACTACGGCATCCTCCGCAATCTCAAGGGTCACGCATACCCGAAGCGTTCCCCTCTGAGCTCATTCCTTCCAGCAGTCTGCCTCTTTTTGACCATTGATGCCCTTCTGCAAACAgtgcaacagcaaaacaaatctaaaagaTGAGCGCTTCCGTGTGGCACAGCACTCGTGGCCAAACCTTTGCCGGATCATTATGCGCGtggcaaagtaaaaaaataactaGATACAATCAGGAGATTCAGCCTGTGAATTCCTGGATGGGCTATTCATTTGCTCTGTGCAAAtctgtgtgttcacacacacacacacacacgtgttgctATAAATATGGCTTCTGCTCATTTATGGCTCCTGTTTCCCTTTGTCCCTATATAGCCAGACAATGTTTCTTACCCACAGTGAAAACAGGTtaatatctctcttttttttaaattacttttagtgtgtgtatggtcaGCGAATATTGGATAATAATATTTGTCTCAAGGCCACAGATTTCTGTACAACTTAATGATGCCAAACTAGACTTCTAccgtcttctcctccatcccttcAAGGAAAATACAGACTGGTTCGGGGAGAATACGGCGTGATGAAAGAtggaattaaaatgtgtattaaaaacGTAACACTAACCTAAACCAGTCTTTTGGTTCGTcagtatgttgttgtttttttgggaacTGGGTGAGCCCGTCACCACTGGAGGACACGGTGTTGCCCGTATAAGGACATACCTCTTGATTTCCCATCCATTCTCTCAGCTGCCATTCAGGCTAGCTCTGCTTTGGGGAACCAGTCTGCTTTGGGGTCCCAGTCTGCTTTGGGGTCCCAGTCTGCTTTGGGGTCCCAGTCTGCTTTGGGGTCCCAGTCTGCTTTGGGGTCCCAGTCTGCTTTGGGGTCCCAGTCTGCTTTGGCTGCGTTTTGGATGCTGTTGCAGAGGCAGATGacgaagtggaggaggaggaggaggaagaggatgaactCCATCGGGTCTCAACGCCTGTGCTTGTCATCTTCAGCTTTCTGCGTTTTGCAAGGGGAGCATTGTCGACACTTTTCAGAAAGAAGCCCTCTCTCTTACCAAGGTTGAAAGCCTGGCCGGggggagggacacacacacacaaagaaaagtaAGATGAAACACATGGAGTTGAAGCAATCGCCTAGTATTTAAAGAACTTTGCGTACCCAATGCTCGTCCTACCTTGTAGGTGGCATTGACGTAGGTGCGGACCGTCGGCCCACTGGACTCGAGCACATCTGGAGTGCACAGAGGAGTGGTGGACATGGATGCTCCGCCCTGCAGCCAGCTGTTCTCTTTCAGATCAGAGAGTTTGAGACGTGTCTCTGGGTCCACGGTCAGTAGGCCTTAGATCACAGGACAGGATCAAAACAGTCTTACAACACAGAAGGGAAGCATACAAAAACAAGCCGACTTGCAAGGAAGGGACGTCGGAAAAATACTAGGAATTTTCTGACTTCGAGTGCTCCGCTCGGTGGGAACTCTAAACCATCCCCCATGGCAGGCAGAAACTCCACCGAAGCACCAACTATATTAGTTATGTAATGTGGCCCGAACAACGAAGGCAAACGGCATATGAGTCACTTCAAACCCATCAATCACACACCTTTAACAAGCTCTTTGGCATCCTCCGACACGCCCTTCCAGGCCTCCCCGTCCAATGAGAAATCGCCCTCTTTAATCTTTTGCATGATGTCGGCAGCATATGATGAGGTCATCCCCCGCTGCTCACTCTGAAATGGCACCTGGCCTGACAGCATGGTGtactgatcacacacacacacacgcacacgcacacacacagagtgtcaTTAGTACTTCAATTAGCCTTACTGATTTAACCAAATCAGCAGTTTCAGGTTAAAGTACCAGGATGACCCCGAGACTCCAGAGGTCGCAGGCTTTGTCGTATCCTGCACTCTCAAATAGTTCAGGTGCAGCGTACTGCAGCGTGAAGCAGGGAGTCTGCAGGGGGGCGCTGCCTGCAGGGCACAGGCGGGCAAATCCAAAATCTATTACTTTCAGCATGGAGTCCTCCGcctcatctgcaaacagcacaTTCTGCAAGGGGGGAAACAATGATTTCTTTACTTTTCACTCTCGTCTTTACTCTCGTTTTCAGACTGCTAAATACCACGAGTAAAAACTAGTACTAAATACTGTTGGTACGTTCCTGACCTACATTTCTGCTATACCTGAATGTGTGAATTGCATTTCCATGCGCAGTGCAGAGTAGAGGAGAACAGATGGgagtttcattaaaaaaaagaagtttgaaaagaagaaaaaaaacaaaaggcgaCCCAAAATTAGTTGATATCTCGGTGAAAATTGGATTAGATGCCGGAGGACACCGCTCATCTGACCATGATTCATCATTTGGGGATTCTGTCAACATGCACAAGCTCAGGAAATTTGCCGGAATTATGGAATAATGTAGATaaactattttaattaaaacactcTCCGACCAGTTAATTCCTTCAGATTGGCATCATCTAAAAAAGTTTATGAGATTACGACAGGCGTCTCAGTAAAACACTCGAGCGTTACTAAAAGTTAATGGGTGATTTGTACCACTATCTGTCATTCACAGCTGCTCTATACCCCTTCCGTTAATTAAATCCCACCGCCATCTGAAGACGGCAGGATATGCGCGTGATAAATCTGCAGCCTTCATTTTGAAAAGTGCCGCACCGCAGCAGAGACATTATGCACTGTTGTCCACTGTGATTACCTCCATTAAATCATGTGCAAAATgatgcgacacacacacacacacacacacacacacacacacagagagagaggttggTTATAACTCCGTATTAAGCCAGTTTATGCGAGACGTCCTCAGGGAAAACAGAACACACGCAGTTCACAGTGGAGAAATACGGAGACAATTAAAACTTCATTCTGTTCTCACTAATTCACTTCTGGGCCGATAATTCCGCACGCCGTGGCTTCCTTTGTAACATCTAACGTCTCTGGAAaagttttcatttttaattaccgaaacttatttttaaatttcaatACGATGCGATACAGTGGAATTATGGACTTTGGACTGACGTTTTCATATGCAAAGAatcatgcgtgcgtgcgtgaccACAGCTCGTGCTAATGTGTCATTCGAGTCCTCACTTTACTCGTCTTTTGCATATTTTATGGACTGAACAGAGCCATCAAAGTCCAGCTCACCTCAGGTTTGAGGTCTCTGTGCACAACTCCAGCCTCGTGCATGAAGCCGACTGCAGAGACCAGGCTCTGTAACAGCTGACTGGCCTCCGCCTCCCCGAAGagtttcttcctctttatcCTTTCCAGCAACTCCCCGCCTCGCAGGAGCTCCATCACTAAATACGTGTGAAACTaacggaggagagaaaagaagagtttGAACAGTGCTTTTGTTGTTGCACAGTGCTTAAGTTTCCATCCCTGAAAGTACAGTAAAATGGACTatttgtcattgcacatgtcatcttctgtgtgtgtgtgtgtgtgtgtgtgtgtcctccattGTACCTGATCCGTATAGACTCCATGCAGCTTCACGATGTTTGGGTGAGTCTCGCATTGCTTCAAAGCAGCAACCTCCCTCTGGGTGTTGGCCTCCATTCTAACAAAGAGAACACCGTGTACACATGTTGACGAGGACATTCTGTGACTTGTGCTATCAGCCGGCCGAGTGATACTGTAGAGCACGCAAACGCAAAGCTATCGCTGAGACGCTGTAGCAGAATCTGTGCATCAGTCGTTCTCTTCACATTCAATAGGGAATCCAagatcaaaacatttaaaaacaattcattatttcattacaagaaaaaaaagaaaaaaaaactgcttgtTTTATCTTTCGATTTTATGCTCAAGTAAAAATGATAACGTTTGGGTGCATTTCTATAGCCATCTCAACAGCTCACAACATGGCAGCTACAGTGtaactcactgtgtgtgtgtgtgtgtgtgtgtgtgtgtgtgtgtgtgtgtgtgtgtgtgtgtgtgtgtgtgtgtgtgtgtgtgtgtactggcaCAGAACGCTTCACAATCCTTGCCTGAGAATTTCTTCAGTATCAAAGCCATTCATTACATTAAAGTGCAGAAACTTCCCAGTCACACAAATTTGACATATTACAattttttagatatatttttttaaatcagactcAGCCTCTGGCTCATTTTTTCAAAACCTATTTttgactttaaaagaaaaactcGAAGTACGAAAAACAAGCTTGTCTtggttttgtgtgcgtgttgtattCATAATGACAAATCTTTTTCCCGATGTTGGATTACTCAAATATGAAAGGGATTAAAAATTGGACACGGATATTGCAGCGTCACATCTCACCTGCGGCTGACGATCTTGACGGCATACTCTTGACCACTTTGCTTGTGTCGGCATTTCCTGCACACGGAGAAGCTGCCCTCCCCCAGGGGGGGCCCGTGAAGACACAGCTCGTAGTGCTGAAAGAACTGGGATTCCTGAACAAAGAAGAGGTGGTGCGAGTCACATTGAGCCGTTAAAAGAGATGTGCTGCTCCGTCTGGTCCCTCGTGCAATAGGACGTGGCTACCAGCATAGATGGATCAGAAAGGATCTGACATTGGTGTGCAAGAAGTTGCTATTTAAGCACCCGAGAAGGGTTTGCTGGAGATTATATCGTGCTAGTAAGCATATAAACATCTACCCTTCATCATCTATCAGAGCAATCCTACATTCTTTTATAAAATGAGCTAGGATTCCCATTTCTGTTGTTTAATAACCAAAACTAAGTCAGATTTCTATTGTTTCTGGCAGTAGTTAGTTTAAGCTTGTGCAGTCTAGTGATAAATATCCACGAGACAAGCTGACCTGAGATGTGCCGTTGCCTAACAGATACTTTACCACTAAAAGGCTGTCAGAACAGTCTCCTGAAAATTGTTACATTGCTTCAATATTGCCTAGCCCAAgattaaacacaacaaaacatgcTGTGAAATAAGGTACAGTAATAAACGAGGCTGAAACAAATAGTTTCTCTACATCCCAAAAATCAACCTTTAACCCCAAAATGTGTAATAAGACAGGAAGCACTGGTTCAAGCTCCGTACCTCTAATATTGCACTTCGTTGGACCGAGGCTGAAGCC from Cyclopterus lumpus isolate fCycLum1 chromosome 14, fCycLum1.pri, whole genome shotgun sequence encodes the following:
- the rps6ka4 gene encoding ribosomal protein S6 kinase alpha-4 translates to MMPGDASDSSEDSDAQTNERACTVKHQITNANLTGHTERVGIENFELLKVLGTGAYGKVFLVRKNTGHDVGQLYAMKVLKKAAIVQKAKTTEHTRTERQVLEHIRQSPFLVTLHYAFQTQSKLHLILDYVSGGEMFTHLYQRDHFPEEAAQIYIGEIILALEHLHKLGIVYRDIKLENILLDSEGHVVLTDFGLSKEFLQEEKERTYSFCGTIEYMAPEIIRGKSGHGKSVDWWSLGILMFELLTGASPFTLEGERNSQSEVSKRILRCDPPFPSMIGPTAQDLLRKLLVKDPHRRLGSGPRGSEDIKAHTFFKGLNWADLAQKKVPSPFKPELKSELDVGNFAEEFTGMDPVYSPAGTPSSTDRLFQGYSFVAPSILFNKNVVMGDFVQSHIGADRPASASVQRSAILEESQFFQHYELCLHGPPLGEGSFSVCRKCRHKQSGQEYAVKIVSRRMEANTQREVAALKQCETHPNIVKLHGVYTDQFHTYLVMELLRGGELLERIKRKKLFGEAEASQLLQSLVSAVGFMHEAGVVHRDLKPENVLFADEAEDSMLKVIDFGFARLCPAGSAPLQTPCFTLQYAAPELFESAGYDKACDLWSLGVILYTMLSGQVPFQSEQRGMTSSYAADIMQKIKEGDFSLDGEAWKGVSEDAKELVKGLLTVDPETRLKLSDLKENSWLQGGASMSTTPLCTPDVLESSGPTVRTYVNATYKAFNLGKREGFFLKSVDNAPLAKRRKLKMTSTGVETRWSSSSSSSSSSTSSSASATASKTQPKQTGTPKQTGTPKQTGTPKQTGTPKQTGTPKQTGTPKQTGSPKQS